In one window of Meiothermus sp. DNA:
- the cysK gene encoding cysteine synthase A, translated as MFVEEVIGKTPVVRLKRVVEPGMAEVWVKLEGDNPGGSIKDRTAWYLIKDAEERGILKPGSGQLIVEPTSGNTGIGLAMVAASRGYKLILTMPAQMSEERKRILRAYGAELILTDPSRRMLAAIEEAQRIVAERGAFMPNQFDNPANPRAHYETTGPEIFEQMQGRLDAFVYGSGTGGTIMGVGKYLRERLPKVQIIACEPRRSNVLSGGQMGSHQFQGMGPGFIPPNLDVKMLDRVIQVLEEDAFPLAKPLAREEGLFVGMSACGMIWAALQVARELGPGKRVLTIACDSGMKYLSTPLFADPES; from the coding sequence ATGTTTGTGGAAGAGGTCATTGGCAAGACCCCTGTGGTTAGGCTCAAGCGCGTGGTGGAGCCGGGCATGGCCGAAGTCTGGGTCAAGCTGGAAGGCGATAACCCCGGCGGCTCCATCAAGGACCGCACGGCCTGGTACCTGATCAAGGATGCCGAGGAGCGCGGCATCCTGAAGCCAGGCTCGGGGCAACTGATTGTGGAACCCACCAGCGGCAACACCGGCATTGGCCTGGCCATGGTAGCGGCCAGCCGGGGCTACAAACTGATTCTGACCATGCCGGCCCAGATGTCGGAGGAGCGCAAGCGCATCCTCAGGGCCTACGGGGCCGAGCTAATCCTCACCGACCCCAGCCGCCGGATGCTGGCCGCCATCGAGGAGGCCCAGCGCATCGTGGCCGAGCGGGGGGCTTTTATGCCCAACCAGTTCGACAACCCCGCCAACCCCAGGGCCCACTACGAGACCACCGGCCCCGAGATTTTCGAGCAGATGCAGGGCCGGCTGGATGCCTTTGTGTACGGTTCGGGCACCGGCGGGACGATTATGGGCGTCGGGAAGTACCTGCGGGAGCGGCTGCCCAAGGTGCAGATTATCGCCTGCGAACCGCGCCGCAGCAATGTGCTTTCAGGTGGCCAGATGGGCTCGCATCAGTTTCAGGGCATGGGGCCCGGTTTCATCCCGCCCAACCTGGATGTGAAGATGCTGGATCGGGTGATTCAGGTGCTGGAAGAAGACGCCTTCCCACTGGCCAAGCCACTGGCTCGAGAGGAAGGGCTTTTCGTGGGGATGAGTGCCTGCGGGATGATCTGGGCCGCCCTGCAGGTAGCCCGCGAACTGGGGCCGGGCAAACGCGTACTGACCATCGCCTGCGACTCGGGGATGAAGTATCTCTCGACACCGTTGTTTGCAGACCCAGAAAGCTGA
- a CDS encoding peptidylprolyl isomerase — protein sequence MTASKGQVVTIRYTLHVEDELIDQGELEYLHGHRNIVVGLEEALEGKAAGERVMVAVSPEKGYGLYDPEGVQVVEREAFPADAELVEGAMFYAEDPQGNPMPFTVLSVDGKDVTIDFNHALAGETLNFDVTLVAIRPATAEELEHGHAHGLHGHSH from the coding sequence ATGACCGCAAGCAAAGGCCAGGTTGTGACCATTCGCTATACGCTGCACGTTGAAGATGAGCTCATCGACCAGGGTGAGCTGGAGTATCTGCACGGGCACCGCAATATTGTGGTGGGGCTGGAAGAAGCGCTGGAAGGCAAGGCGGCTGGTGAACGAGTCATGGTCGCGGTGTCTCCGGAAAAGGGCTATGGCCTCTACGATCCCGAAGGGGTTCAGGTCGTCGAGCGCGAGGCTTTTCCCGCCGACGCCGAGCTGGTGGAAGGGGCTATGTTTTATGCAGAAGATCCACAAGGCAACCCCATGCCCTTCACGGTATTGAGCGTGGACGGCAAGGATGTGACCATCGACTTCAACCATGCCCTGGCGGGCGAGACGCTGAACTTTGATGTCACCCTTGTGGCCATCCGGCCGGCAACAGCTGAAGAACTCGAGCACGGCCATGCCCACGGGCTGCATGGGCACAGCCACTAA
- a CDS encoding R2-like ligand-binding oxidase, with product MRQLATSQPARLEDDFVISLYHKSKRNFWNPQELDFNQDRHDWASLSEAQQKVLLHLSALFVGGEEAVTLDLAPYLLHVSQQSRYDDALYVATWTFEEAKHAEFFDRFHREVVGGAPELALFHVESWQQIFYQALPQAMNALQTDPSPTAEVRALGTYNLIVEGVLAETGYRAYKEVLEKENLMPGLRKGLGHVQADEGRHIAFGLHNLSKLLHRHAQTKEVLEDVLAELIPAAVGTVQEVFAAHQPMPFDISEQDFVDYALRQIQHRTEVLERPLSSA from the coding sequence ATGCGGCAATTAGCCACCAGCCAGCCTGCTCGGCTCGAGGACGATTTTGTTATCAGCCTGTACCACAAATCCAAGCGGAACTTCTGGAATCCGCAAGAACTTGATTTTAACCAGGATCGCCACGACTGGGCCTCTTTGAGCGAAGCCCAACAAAAAGTCCTGCTGCATCTTTCGGCGCTTTTTGTCGGTGGCGAAGAGGCGGTCACGCTGGACCTGGCCCCCTATTTGCTCCATGTCAGCCAGCAGAGCCGCTACGACGACGCCCTCTATGTGGCGACCTGGACCTTTGAGGAGGCCAAGCATGCCGAGTTCTTTGACCGCTTTCACCGCGAGGTGGTGGGGGGCGCACCTGAACTGGCACTGTTCCACGTCGAATCCTGGCAGCAAATCTTTTACCAGGCACTGCCGCAAGCCATGAACGCCCTCCAGACCGACCCCTCTCCTACAGCAGAGGTTCGGGCGCTCGGCACCTACAACCTGATTGTGGAAGGGGTGCTGGCCGAGACGGGCTATCGCGCTTACAAAGAGGTACTGGAAAAGGAAAACCTGATGCCGGGTTTGCGCAAGGGACTGGGCCATGTGCAGGCCGACGAGGGCCGCCACATTGCGTTTGGTCTGCATAACCTGAGCAAGCTATTGCATCGCCATGCGCAAACTAAAGAGGTGCTGGAAGATGTGCTGGCCGAGCTGATTCCGGCTGCGGTTGGAACTGTACAGGAGGTTTTTGCTGCCCACCAACCCATGCCCTTCGACATTTCCGAACAGGATTTTGTGGACTACGCGCTGCGGCAGATTCAGCACCGTACCGAGGTTTTAGAGCGGCCACTCAGTTCGGCCTGA